Proteins encoded by one window of Lathyrus oleraceus cultivar Zhongwan6 chromosome 1, CAAS_Psat_ZW6_1.0, whole genome shotgun sequence:
- the LOC127104749 gene encoding uncharacterized protein LOC127104749 produces the protein MRSMFTRHFTASRRHPKTEATLEAIVQKKNETLRSYIERFNQEAVEVDTTEHMKKYLLERGLLPGSELSRAVGIEPPRTLNELLHKAQAYIRYEEKQVAHNARSGRNAGETEHSKREDTSISRRNGDKRREERPRELREGRGPAGRYSEYTLLTAPRERILAECINSEFKQGRVRFPKPSAPKPHTDKSKYCRFHRSHGHVTEDCVHLKDAIEILIQEGHLKQYTRKNEAPRHDEPEKKRPREDTPPGNSPHQVALCVSRPEDFFLPEPLPEGKITALSPWEDFPTTLVISGGGTNGESAALSVKRKFDELLLTAPEQKATLIKYRGKSNPISFFLEELPGGSPNSGIPLLIRAKMAQFDVRRILVDQGSSVDIMYVHLFKTLKLDKTNLAPYVGSDLQGFNGATTRPWGYVELLVTFGEQETAREVKTQFLVVDCPSLYNCIFGRPTLAELTAVPSTVHLKMKYYTKLGRVVTIHGDIEAARRCYDAAVKGQAVVSTKSNCNNKKLKTEDPARGVNAIDLDCRIGLDETEEGRFPKERSLEHPVRPIPDGEFELIPLGDDPERTVKIGKGLPEETREELVACLKENSDLFAWNAAEMPGLDPEIACHKLAVDRAAKPIAQRRRKQSPEKAEAAERAVKDLLEANFISEAQYTTWLSNVVLVKKNNGKWRMCVDYTDLNRACPKDAFPLPNIDSLVDNSAGFKLLSFMDAYSGYNQIPMSPADKKHTAFMTPTGNYYYNVMPFGLKNAGATYQRMMNKVFKDEIGDMLEVYMDDMIVKSHEEITHARHLTKVFEQARQCKMRFNPEKCTFGVRAGKFLGFYLTERGIEANPDKCRAFSEFPTPKTKKSIQSLNGVLASLSRFIAKSAQHALPFFRLLRKEATFDWTDECEQALLHLKKILSQPPVLSRPSEKETLYLYLSVATEGVSAVLIRETDEGQKPVYFTSKALQGPELRYQQIEKVALALINTARRLRYYFLAHTIKVRTDQPIKQLLGRPDMAGRMLKWSLELSEFDIQYESRKALKAQALADFVAEMTHCPTPAESAHKWTIFVDRASSTSGSGAGIILENEEGILIEVSLALAFPTSNNQAEYEAFLAGLRLAEDLGAKEALVTDNGTQFTDGGFQDFVASLGTTQHFTSVEHPQTNGQAEAANRVILRGLKRRLGEAKRAWVEELHSVLWAYRTTPHSTTGETPFRLTYGTEAVIPVEIRTPTRRTEEPLDEEMNDETLRAELDLVEEIRSEAALRETTLKQKIALRHDAKVIKREFQVGTLVLRRNQKNPREGKLAANWEGPYRVRDKTSNGAYYLENLQGEQLARPWNAEKLRQYYS, from the exons ATGAGGTCCATGTTCACCAGGCACTTTACAGCTTCCCGTCGTCACCCCAAGACGGAGGCGACCCTTGAAGCCATAGtgcagaagaagaatgaaacACTGCGCTCATACATCGAGCGATTCAACCAGGAAGCTGTCGAGGTAGATACCACCGAGCACATGAAGAAGTATCTCCTCGAGAGAGGTCTCTTGCCCGGCAGTGAACTTAGCAGAGCCGTAGGGATCGAGCCTCCCCGCACCTTAAACGAGCTCCTGCATAAAGCCCAAGCCTACATCAGATACGAGGAAAAGCAGGTGGCACACAATGCCCGCAGCGGACGTAACGCTGGGGAGACCGAGCACTCAAAACGCGAGGACACGAGCATTTCCCGTCGCAACGGAGACAAACGAAGAGAAGAAAGACCTCGCGAGCTCCGGGAAGGAAGAGGCCCCGCGGGCAGATATAGCGAGTACACCTTACTGACGGCTCCTCGAGAGCGCATCCTCGCAGAATGTATCAACTCTGAATTTAAGCAGGGCAGGGTCAGGTTCCCAAAACCGTCTGCACCAAAGCCCCACACCGACAAATCAAAGTACTGCCGGTTCCACAGAAGTCACGGGCACGTGACCGAAGACTGCGTCCACCTGAAGGATGCGATAGAAATTTTAATCCAAGAGGGGCACCTGAAGCAGTATACGAGGAAGAACGAAGCTCCCAGACACGACGAGCCAGAGAAGAAGAGACCCCGGGAAGACACACCCCCTGGCAACTCTCCCCATCAAGTGGCCCTCTGCGTGTCACGACCGGAAGATTTCTTCCTCCCCGAACCATTGCCCGAGGGCAAGATCACTGCACTCAGCCCCTGGGAAGACTTCCCTACCACACTGGTGATATCAGGAGGAGGAACTAACGGGGAATCCGCGGCCCTCTCCGTCAAACGTAAGTTCGACGAACTCCTACTGACTGCCCCCGAGCAGAAAGCGACATTGATAAAATACCGGGGAAAATCCAACCCGATATCCTTCTTCCTGGAGGAGCTCCCGGGCGGATCCCCGAACTCGGGCATCCCACTATTGATAAGGGCAAAGATGGCCCAATTCGACGTACGACGCATCCTGGTCGACCAAGGCAGCTCAGTGGATATCATGTACGTCCACCTCTTCAAGACTCTGAAGCTAGACAAGACCAACTTAGCCCCCTACGTCGGATCAGATCTCCAAGGATTCAACGGAGCAACAACCAGACCGTGGGGATATGTTGAACTCCTCGTCACCTTCGGCGAACAAGAAACGGCCAGGGAAGTCAAAACCCAATTCCTGGTCGTAGACTGTCCGTCTCTCTACAATTGCATCTTTGGACGCCCGACACTGGCCGAACTCACCGCGGTCCCATCCACCGTCCACCTGAAGATGAAATACTACACCAAATTGGGACGTGTGGTCACCATCCATGGTGACATCGAAGCAGCCCGACGATGCTACGACGCCGCAGTAAAAGGACAGGCCGTAGTCAGCACGAAGAGCAACTGCAACAACAAAAAACTCAAGACCGAGGATCCTGCCCGAGGAGTCAACGCCATCGACCTCGACTGTCGCATCGGGCTGGACGAGACCGAAGAGGGGAGGTTCCCCAAGGAACGCTCTCTCGAACACCCGGTCCGACCAATCCCCGACGGGGAGTTCGAACTCATTCCTCTTGGGGACGATCCGGAAAGGACGGTGAAGATAGGTAAGGGACTACCCGAGGAAACAAGAGAAGAGCTGGTAGCATGCCTCAAAGAGAACTCCGACCTCTTCGCGTGGAATGCCGCAGAAATGCCCGGGCTGGACCCCGAGATCGCGTGTCATAAGCTAGCTGTAGACCGGGCGGCCAAGCCCATAGCACAGCGTAGACGCAAGCAATCGCCCGAAAAGGCAGAGGCTGCCGAGCGAGCTGTAAAAGACCTCTTAGAGGCAAATTTTATTTCTGAAGCCCAGTACACAACCTGGCTCTCTAATGTAGTCCTCgttaagaaaaataatggaaaatggcgtatgtgtgttgattatactgATCTTAATAGGGCTTGCCCGAAAGATGCTTTCCCCCTCCCTAATATAGACTCGCTCGTTGACAACTCTGCAGGTTTTAAACTCTTGTCCTTCATGGACGCATATAGTGGATACAACCAGATCCCTATGTCGCCCGCAGACAAGAAACACACAGCGTTCATGACCCCAACGGGCAATTACTATTACAACGTGATGCCGTTCGGGCTCAAGAACGCTGGCGCTACATACCAACGCATGATGAACAAAGTCTTCAAGGACGAAATAGGGGACATGCTCGAAGTGTACATGGACGACATGATCGTCAAATCACACGAGGAGATAACCCATGCTCGACACCTTACGAAGGTATTCGAGCAGGCGAGACAGTGTAAAATGAGGTTCAACCCCGAGAAATGCACGTTCGGAGTCCGGGCAGGCAAGTTCCTCGGTTTCTATCTCACCGAAAGAGGGATCGAGGCCAACCCCGACAAATGCCGGGCATTCTCGGAGTTTCCGACCCCGAAAACCAAAAAATCGATCCAGTCACTCAATGGAGTGCTCGCCTCACTCTCCCGTTTCATCGCCAAGTCCGCCCAGCACGCGTTGCCATTCTTCAGACTCCTTCGCAAAGAGGCTACCTTCGACTGGACCGATGAATGCGAGCAAGCGCTACTCCATCTAAAGAAGATTCTGTCCCAACCCCCGGTCTTATCACGGCCATCAGAAAAGGAAACCCTATACTTATACCTATCCGTGGCAACCGAGGGCGTCAGCGCCGTTCTAATAAGAGAAACCGACGAAGGACAAAAACCCGTCTATTTTACGAGTAAAGCACTCCAAGGTCCCGAGCTCCGATATCAGCAAATCGAAAAGGTGGCCCTGGCCCTCATCAACACAGCGAGGAGACTACGATATTACTTCCTCGCACACACGATAAAGGTGAGGACCGACCAGCCAATCAAACAGCTGCTCGGGCGCCCGGATATGGCCGGGAGGATGCTCAAGTGGTCACTAGAACTCTCCGAATTCGACATACAATACGAAAGTAGAAAAGCCTTGAAAGCTCAGGCACTGGCCGACTTCGTCGCGGAGATGACCCACTGCCCGACTCCAGCAGAAAGCGCCCACAAATGGACGATCTTCGTCGATCGCGCCTCTAGCACATCAGGCAGCGGGGCCGGGATCATCCTCGAAAATGAAGAAGGGATCCTGATAGAGGTATCATTAGCGCTAGCGTTCCCAACATCAAACAACCAGGCCGAATACGAAGCCTTCCTCGCAGGCCTGAGGTTAGCCGAGGACCTGGGAGCAAAAGAG GCACTTGTCACAGACAACGGGACACAATTCACGGACGGAGGATTCCAGGACTTCGTCGCCAGCCTGGGCACCACGCAGCATTTCACGTCTGTCGAGCATCCGCAGACGAACGGGCAAGCAGAGGCGGCCAACAGGGTAATCTTACGCGGCCTCAAACGCAGACTCGGCGAGGCAAAGAGGGCATGGGTCGAGGAGCTACATAGCGTCCTATGGGCCTACCGCACGACACCACATTCTACCACCGGGGAAACCCCGTTCCGACTAACTTACGGCACCGAGGCAGTCATCCCGGTGGAGATACGGACGCCAACGAGGAGGACAGAGGAGCCCCTAGACGAGGAAATGAACGATGAGACCCTTAGAGCCGAGCTCGACCTAGTCGAGGAGATACGTTCCGAAGCAGCTCTCAGGGAAACAACCCTCAAACAAAAAATAGCACTACGCCATGACGCGAAAGTCATAAAAAGAGAGTTCCAGGTCGGCACCCTGGTCCTCAGAAGAAACCAGAAAAACCCGAGAGAGGGCAAACTGGCGGCCAACTGGGAAGGCCCTTACCGCGTCCGCGACAAAACGAGCAACGGGGCCTATTACCTAGAAAACCTACAAGGAGAACAACTCGCTCGACCATGGAACGCAGAAAAACTTAGACAATATTACAGCTAA